Part of the Sorghum bicolor cultivar BTx623 chromosome 1, Sorghum_bicolor_NCBIv3, whole genome shotgun sequence genome, GCTACTGCCGCCGCTGTTGTACGTAGTACGAAGAACGTAGCCACGTCGAACGGCCAGCGCAGCGCAAAAAGGCAAACTGCTGCTGCCCCAACACCCCCACTACCCCGCAATAACTCCCCGCGCACTGTTGCCGCTTCCACtgctcgtcctcgtcctcgtcctcggcaCGGTGCCATCGCTCTCACATTCCATCCAGTGTCTCACTCCCTCGCTCCCTCCCACTCATCAATGGCGACTCCTCGCTCCccattcctcctcctcctcggcctCGCGCTGGTGGCTCTAACGGCGCCGGCGGTACTGCGAGCAGACGGCGCCGGCGAGGAGGCGCGGAAGACGTACATCTTCCGCGTGGACCATCGCGCCAAGCCGTCCGTGTTCCCCACCCACGCGCACTGGTACGCCTCCGCCGCCTTCGCCTCGTCGGCGCCCGGCGGGGCCGCCCCGCTGCAGCCGCTCCACGTCTACGGCACCGTCTTCCACGGCTTCTCCGCGTCCGTGCCGGCGTCCCGCGCCGAGGAGCTGCGGCGCCACCCGGCCGTGCTCGCCGCGTTCGAGGACCGTCCCCGCCCGCTGCACACCACCCGGTCCCCGCAGTTCATGGGCCTCCGAGCGCGTCTCGGCCTCTGGTCCGTCGCGGACTACGGCTCCGACGTCATCGTTGGGGTGCTCGACACCGGCGTCTGGCCCGAGCGACGCAGCCTGTCGGACAGGAACCTGCCGCCCGTCCCCGCTCGCTGGCGCGGCGGCTGCGACGCCGGGCCGGGGTTCCCGGCCTCGTCCTGCAACAGGAAGCTGGTCGGCGCGCGGTTTTTCTCGCAGGGCCACGGCGCGCACTTCGGCGCCGAGGCCGTCGCGTCCAACGGCTCCGTCGAGTTTATGTCGCCCCGGGACGCGGACGGCCACGGCACGCACacggccaccaccgccgcggGCAGCGTCGCGTACGACGCCAGCATGGAGGGCTACGCGTCCGGGGTCGCCAAGGGCGTCGCGCCAAAGGCCAGGGTGGCCGCGTACAAGGTCTGTTGGAAGGGCGCCGGCTGCATGGACTCCGACATCCTCGCGGGGTTCGACCGCGCCGTCGCTGATGGCGTCGACGTCATCTCCGTTTCAATCGGCGGCGGCAGTGGTGTCACGGCTCCGTTCTACCTCGACCCGATCGCGATCGGCTCGTACGGTGCCGTCTCCCGGGGAGTGTTCGTGGCCACCTCCGCCGGCAACGAAGGGCCGACCTCCATGTCGGTGACCAACCTCGCCCCGTGGCTCGCCACCGTTGGCGCCGGCACCATTGACCGTAATTTCCCCTCTGAAATCGTGCTGGGCGATGGCAGACGCTTGTCAGGGGTGTCACTGTACTCCGGCAAGCCTCTGGCCAATTCATCGCTGCCTCTGTACTACCCCGGGAGGACTGGCGGGATCTCCGCTTCGCTGTGCATGGAGAACTCCATCGACCCTTCACTGGTGAAAGGCAAGATCATCGTCTGCGACCGCGGCAGCAGCCCGCGCGTGGCCAAGGGAATGGTCGTCAAGGAAGCTGGTGGCGCGGCGATGGTTCTTACTAATGGAGATGCCAACGGCGAGGGGCTGGTTGGAGACGCCCACGTCCTCCCTGCTTGCGCGTTGGGCGAGAAGGAGGGCGACGCGGTCAAAGCGTATGCTGCAAACGCCTCCAAACCGACGGCGACAATTAGCTTCGGCGGCACGGTCGTCGGCGTCAAGCCGGCACCCGTGGTGGCCTCCTTCTCGGCGCGTGGACCCAACGGGCTTGTCCCGGAAATTCTCAAGCCGGACTTCATCGCGCCGGGCGTCAACATCCTCGCCGCGTGGACGGGCGCCACGGGCCCGACCGGCCTGGAGGGCGATACCCGCCGCACGGAGTTCAACATCCTGTCCGGGACGTCCATGGCGTGCCCGCACGCCAGCGGCGCCGCCGCGCTGCTCCGGTCCGCGCACCCCGGGTGGTCGCCAGCGGCGATACGGTCCGCGCTGATGACCACGGCCATCGTGACGGACAACCGCGGCGGGCCCGTGGGCGACGAGGCGGAGCCCGGGCGCGTCGCGACGCCGTTCGACTACGGCGCCGGGCACATCACCCTGGGCAAAGCCCTGGACCCCGGCCTGGTGTACGACGCCGGGGAAGACGACTACGTTGCGTTCATGTGCAGCATCGGTTACGAGCCGAACGCGATCGAGGTGGTGACGCACAAGCCCGTGACGTGCCCCGCGTCGACGAGCAGGGCCAACGGCGGCAGCCCCTCGGGCTCCGACCTCAACTACCCGTCCATCTCCGTGGTGCTCCGCAGCGGGAACCAGTCCAGGACGGTGACCCGCACGGTCACCAACGTCGGCGCCCAAGCTTCGGCGACGTACACGTCGCGCGTGCAGATGGCGTCTACCGGCGCCGGCGTGACAGTATCCGTGAAACCCCAGAAGCTCGTCTTCTCCCCGGGCGCGAAGAAGCAGAGCTTCGCGGTGACGGTGATCGCGCCGTCCGCTCCGGCCACAGCGGCGCCGGTGTACGGGTTCCTCGTCTGGTCGGACGGTGGCGGGCACGACGTGCGGAGCCCCATTGTGGTGACGTGGCTGCAGCCCATGTGACTGTCAGGTGGGGACAACGCTACGGCCTGTGGTCTGTGGAGCGGGCCCTGGGGCTGCCGATAGGATGGCAGCAGGAGTCAAGGCGCAGTGGGCCAGTAACGGTAAAGTCGTGAGGTCGGGACTGCGCCATTAAAGTGGCAGCGGTCGGTACTTTAATTATGTTGGGTGGGCCCTGCACGCTTGCTCTGCAGAATTTGATTAGCCGGGGCATGCTGTGACAGTATGGGCTTATCCGGGTATAGTGTGACTACTGGACCGTGGTGTGTGAAAACTGAAAACTCTGGTGTTTTTACTCGCTTGTTTGTGTCCGGAGGCAACAGTACTTGCTTGCCACTGGAGGACAGGACACAGGAGCAACGGAAAGAAATGGAGCAACAAGACAAGCGTTGGCTTGGGTATTTCTATGTGGATTATCTGAATAATTTTATCGTCTAGTTGCATTCTCTCCCGCCTAGTCGAAGTTTTGTCTGTTCAAAGAGCAGTTTTTGTCCTTGCATCTGATACTGCAGGATTTTGCTGCTTGTTGCTGGTTAGTGTTTTTTTTATGGATGGCCACAGGATCTCGTGACCTGATAAAGTTCGTTGGATGTTCTATACAAATGGTGGGTCCAACTCGGTATTCGCCTATTC contains:
- the LOC8054357 gene encoding subtilisin-like protease SBT1.6, producing MATPRSPFLLLLGLALVALTAPAVLRADGAGEEARKTYIFRVDHRAKPSVFPTHAHWYASAAFASSAPGGAAPLQPLHVYGTVFHGFSASVPASRAEELRRHPAVLAAFEDRPRPLHTTRSPQFMGLRARLGLWSVADYGSDVIVGVLDTGVWPERRSLSDRNLPPVPARWRGGCDAGPGFPASSCNRKLVGARFFSQGHGAHFGAEAVASNGSVEFMSPRDADGHGTHTATTAAGSVAYDASMEGYASGVAKGVAPKARVAAYKVCWKGAGCMDSDILAGFDRAVADGVDVISVSIGGGSGVTAPFYLDPIAIGSYGAVSRGVFVATSAGNEGPTSMSVTNLAPWLATVGAGTIDRNFPSEIVLGDGRRLSGVSLYSGKPLANSSLPLYYPGRTGGISASLCMENSIDPSLVKGKIIVCDRGSSPRVAKGMVVKEAGGAAMVLTNGDANGEGLVGDAHVLPACALGEKEGDAVKAYAANASKPTATISFGGTVVGVKPAPVVASFSARGPNGLVPEILKPDFIAPGVNILAAWTGATGPTGLEGDTRRTEFNILSGTSMACPHASGAAALLRSAHPGWSPAAIRSALMTTAIVTDNRGGPVGDEAEPGRVATPFDYGAGHITLGKALDPGLVYDAGEDDYVAFMCSIGYEPNAIEVVTHKPVTCPASTSRANGGSPSGSDLNYPSISVVLRSGNQSRTVTRTVTNVGAQASATYTSRVQMASTGAGVTVSVKPQKLVFSPGAKKQSFAVTVIAPSAPATAAPVYGFLVWSDGGGHDVRSPIVVTWLQPM